The genomic DNA GCGAGGATCAAGGATGAGAACTTACCGCGTAATCCGCTCGCTGACGCTCGCCGCCGCGCTGCTGGCGCCGCCGGGCTTCGCCACGACCCAGGGGTTAAGCCTGGATTTCACCGCGGTGATTGAAGAGACCACCTGCGTCATGAGCGTCGTCAGCCTCAATAATGCCTCGGTCAGCGGCAGCGGAACGCAATACGATCTCACCATTCCAAACTTCGGGATTGCCGAGCTGCTCAGCACCACCGCCAGCACCGAGGCCAGCTTTAAATTGCTGCCGAAGGAGTGCAATAACGAGATCACCTCGCTGACGATGACCATACGCGGCGTCGCTCTGGCAAATACCCTTTTTATGCTGAAAAACACGCTCACCAGCGGCAACGCCGAAAACGTTGGGCTGGGCTTTAAACCGAACGGCAGCGATGAGGGCAGCCGCTTTAAGATCGACGGCACGCAAAAAATCGACTGGAGCGCCAGCCAGATAGCCAACGGTATGGAGCTGAACGCTTTTTTCCGCCGCTCCAGCTCCTCGCTGACCCCAACGCCAGGCGACTTTCAGGCCAAGGCGCTCTTTACGTTTACCTATGAATAACCGAGGGCTGCATTGATGCGATATCTGTTACTGCCGTGTACCGCGCTGGTGCTGCTTCTGAACGCGGCGCCAGGCTTTGCGGGCTCTAACTCGCTGGAGTTAACGGTTTCCACCACCATTACGCCCTCAACCTGCCTGGCTACCCTGCACGACGATAGCGGCACGGCGAATACGACTGTAGATATGGGCGACGTCTATATTCCTCAGATCGTCAATAAGAGCAAATCGCGCCCCTTTTCGCTGGTGTTCAGCGACTGCATTGGGCTTGCCAAAAAGCAGGCGACCGTCACGCTGACGGCCAAAACCGGCTGCGACGGCGCCTCCGGCGGCGGTAACGGTTTTCGCAACGCGCTGAGCGGCAGCGATGACGCCGCTGGCGTGTCAGCGGAAATCTGGACGGGCGCCACGCCTGAAGCCAGCGGCAGCAAGCAGCTGCGCTGCGCCAGCCCGGCACAGCAGTTAATCGATCTCGCCGAAGCCAGCGATACCACCACCGTCGTCTGGCCGCTCAGCGCCCGCATCGTGCTGGCCTCGGGCAGCATGATTGCTGATTTACACACCGGCTCGTTTTCGACCCAGGGCCTGTTTACCATTACCTATGAGTAACGTGCGATGAGCAAACTATTGTGCGGCGCAGCGGCGGTTGGCCTCTTGCTTCTGTCCCCGCTGAGCCAGGCCGATACCGACGTCGAAATCAAAGCCAACATCGTCAACACCACCTGTCAGGTCTCGGTCGACAATAACGGGCTGGTCAGCCTCGGCACCTGGGGCATCGACTATTTTGCCAGCGGCATCACCGCTGAAGATCTCTATAAAGGCGGCAGCACCTTCTACGTACACGTCAAAGACTGTATGCCGGTTAGCGGTAAAACGCCCTCAACGCTCACCGTCCATTTTTCGCCGCTGTCCGGCAGCTTCGCCGTGGGCTCAACGCAAATTTTCGCCAACGACGAAGCCGACGGTGCAAAAAACGTGGGAGTGGTGATTTTCTCGGTTAACGACGCCAATAACGTTTACAACGTGATGAACACCGACGGGACGCCGCGCAGCCGCTACGACGTTACCGCCGCCAGCTACGCAGACAGCCGCTATTCGTTTTACGCCCGGATGCAGAAAATACAGTCCGGCCAGTCCATCGTCAGCGGCCCGGTAAAGTCCAGCGTGCTGGTGTCGGTTTATTATGAATAAAAGGCGTTATTGGCCATTAAAAGGAGTAACGACTGTGGAAAAATCGTCTCAGCAATATCATTATAATATTAACAAAAAGTGGAAAATAATGATTCGCAAAGCATTAATAACGCTCATGGCGGCAACCCTCTTTACTTCTGTTAACGCTAATGCCACTCAAACGTTTGTTTTGGGAAACTACGCCCTAACTACAGATATGTCAGGCCCCTCAGCCGATGGTAGCAGTACATTCACTTATCCCAGTGGCCGCACGGTTTACTTTAGCCGAACATCAACGCTTACCCCGGCTAATGTTGTTATCAACTGGAACGGTAACCATGGCTCATCATCAAGTAAGACAAATAGCCTCTGGTGTACCCAAGCATCTGTTGGAACAGGCAATCCCTTATCTATAGAATCAGGGCTAATATCTGCGGGAAATTATGGCGGGGTCGATATATTTAAGACCAATATTACCGGTTTATATTTTTCATTAGCGATCCGTTCGTTTAGCTCCAATAGCATGGTGCATTCGAGTGTCCCTAGCATTACGATCCAGAACGGCATAATGCATCAGGTGCTTCCACTTGAAGATACCAACAGCAACCAGCTTTGTCAGACCACAAATACGACTGGCGAGATCAATTATAAAACATTAGCAGGGCTAGGTTTTTATGCAGCTTTTACATTTTATACCGATCAAACTTATACCCCTGGCAGCTCCACAATTACACCATTAAAAACTGGCGATTATCATATCCGTATCTGGAACGAAAACCCCGGCGCAGGCATTAAAAGTCATTACGATAATGTGACCTTCGATATCAGCTCGGTGACGGTTGCTGAACCTACCTGTACCACCCAACCGGTCGCCAGCGGCAGCAGCGTCAGCGGAACCACCGTTAATTTAGGCAGCTACAGTCCAAACGACATTATTAACGGCGCAACCGCCGTGCCGTTCTCCATCAAGCTGGCGGGCTGTAAGGGGCTGCGCAATATTAACGTCACGCTCGCGTCCACCACCATGGCAACCGATACCACCCTGCTCGGCAATATTCTCACCCTTAACCACGCCACCGGCGTGGGGCTGGAAATTCGCGGCGCGGCCAATAGCTACAGCACGGAAACGCTGATCATTCCGAACGAGAGTAGCTCGGTGTATAACGACCAGCGCGACACCTCCAGCGATGACAATATCTACGGCAGCAGTGAAAACGGCAAGGTGCAAACCCATACTCTGAACTTCCTGGCCACGCTTAAGCGCGACAGCAATCAGAAAATCGGCGCTGGTAACTTTAAGGCAAACGCTATCTTTACCCTTGATTACCCCTGATGACCTCCCCCGGCGGCCTGCCGCCGGGGGACATGTTCAATGCAGTATCTCCCCCGCTCACCTGCATTACAAAAATACACAGGAGACATATTTAGCGACAAAGTGCTCGAACGCCGCGAACCTTGTTGTGTCATGATAAGAAAAATCTCAAGCCCACTACTGAGGGAAGAGAAAGCTATTACGGATAATAGCGTTATCGTGGACAAGCAAGGATATAACAATGGGAAGGAGCCCTGGCGTACCGTTTTACCACCGCCTGATGGCCGCTTTACGCGCGGCACTCATAATGCTGCTGTTCTCTGCCAGCGCGCAGGCCGCGACGCAAACGTTCGTGCTGGGCGGCACCGCCTACGCTTCGGACGGCGGGCCGGTTGGCGACGGTACGAACGCGCTCTCTTACCCCAGCGGGCGAACCGTCTACTTCAGCCGCAGCGACACGCTGGCCCCCGCCAACGTCACCATCAACTGGAACGGCTCCCACGGCTCGTCCAGCGGCAAAGACCGCCTGTACTGTACCTCGACGGGCGCGGCCACCAGCAACCGCTTATCCGTCGAGTCCGGGCTGGTGCCCGCCGGCAGCTACGGCGGCGCGGCGTTATTCAAAACCAATATTACCGGCCTCTACTTCTCGCTCACGTTGCGATCGTTCAGCGCTTATGCCCTCAGCGTGACCGCCTCAACGCTGCCCGTCGTGGACGGGATCATGCACAACGTGATTACGGTAAAAGATAACGGCCACATCTGTTCCGACACCAGCAGCGGCGGTATGCAATACAACAGCCTCGGCGGGCTTGGGTTCTACGCGGCCATCACCTTCTATACCGACCAAACCTATACGCCGGTCAGTTCGAAGATTAGCCTGCTGAAAAATGGCGACTATCACGTGCGCATCTGGAACGAAAACCCCGGCAGCGGTATCAAAAGTTATTATCAAAACGTCACAATTGATGTCAGCGCCGTTAGCGCCAGCGAGCCGACCTGCACCACGCAGCCGGTTGCCAGCGGCAGCAGCGTCAACGGCACCACTGTAAACCTGGGCAGCTACAGCCCAAACCAGATTATTCGCGGCGCCGCCGCGGTGCCGTTTGCCATTAATCTCGCCGGCTGCCGCGGCCTGCGCAATATTAACGTCACGCTGACCACCACTACGCCCGCCAGCAACCGCACGATGCTCGGCAACATTCTGACCATGAACCAGGCCACCGGCGTCGGCGTGGAGATTAGCGGCGTCGCCAACGGCTATAGCCCGCAGATGGTACTGCTGCCTAACGACACCACCTCAGTCTATAGCGAGCAGCGCGATACGTCAGGCGACGACAATATCTACGGCACCAGCGAAAACGGGAAAAACCAGTCGCTGACGCTCAACTTTCTGGCCACGCTCAAACGCGACGGCAATCAGAAAATTGGCTCAGGTAACTTTAAAGCCAACGGTATTTTTACGCTCGACTATCCCTGATGACGCCCGAAAGCGCCATCAGGATGGATATGCCCACAAAGGGCTAACGTTCCGTCCTCTCTTCCCCTACAATGCGCGCATTGCATTCATACAATTTATGACCAACAGGGGTTATGATGAAACCAACCACCATCGCCTTGCTGCAGAAATGCAAACAGGAAAAGAAACGCTTCGCCACCATCACCGCCTACGACTACAGTTTTGCCAAACTGTTCGCTGACGAAGGCATTAACGTGATGCTGGTTGGCGACTCCCTGGGGATGACCGTTCAGGGTCATGATTCCACCCTGCCTGTGACCGTTGAAGATATCGCTTACCACACCCGCGCCGTCCGTCGCGGCGCGCCGAACTGCCTGCTGCTGTCTGACCTGCCGTTTATGGCTTACGCCACGCCAGAGCAAACCTTCGAAAATGCCGCTACGGTCATGCGTGCCGGCGCCAATATGATCAAAATTGAAGGCAGCGCATGGCTTGCCGATACCGTCAAAATGCTGGCCGAGCGCGCGGTGCCGGTCTGCGGGCATCTGGGGTTAACCCCGCAGTCGGTGAACGTGTTCGGCGGCTACAAAGTGCAGGGACGCGGCGACGCCGGGCAGGTACTGCTGGATGACGCGCTGGCGCTGGAAGCCGCGGGCATACAGCTGCTGGTGCTGGAGTGCGTGCCGGTTGCGCTGGCAAAACGCGTGACGGAGGCGTTGTCGATTCCGGTTATCGGGATTGGCGCAGGTAACGTCACCGACGGGCAGATCCTGGTGATGCACGACGCCTTTGGTATTACCGGCGGCCACATTCCAAAGTTTGCCAAAAATTTCCTTACCGAAGCGGGCGACATGCGTGCCGCAGTACGGCAGTATATTGCCGAAGTGGAGTCCGGTGTTTATCCGGGTGAAGAACACAGTTTCCATTAATTTATCTGCCTGCACGCCATTACGCCGGATGACGGCGCCACGCACCTTCTCCGGCCTACAGCTGCACACGTAGGCCTGATAAGCGTAGCGCCATCAGGCGGCGCTACGCGTGCGGTTGTAGAATGTAGGCCGGATAAGACGCTTTGCGTCGCCATCCGGCAAAACGCCTGATGGCGCTACGCTTATCAGGCCTACAAACTACAGACCCTCAGAACTTAAGGAGTCTTGTTGTGTTAATTATTGAAACCCTGCCGCTGCTACGTCAGCACATTCGCCGTCTGCGTCAGGAAGGCAAACGCGTCGCGTTGGTCCCGACCATGGGCAACCTGCACGACGGTCATATGACGCTGGTTGACGAGGCCAAAGCCCGTGCCGATGTGGTGGTGGTGAGTATTTTCGTTAACCCAATGCAGTTCGACCGCCCGGAAGATTTAGCCCGCTATCCACGCACCCTGCAGGATGACTGCGAAAAGCTGAATAAGCGCAAAGTCGACTTCGTGTTTGCCCCGTCAGAAAAAGAAATTTACCCGCAGGGCCTGGAAGGCCAGACCTTTGTTGATGTCCCCGGTCTCTCCACCATGCTGGAAGGCGCCAGCCGCCCGGGCCATTTCCGCGGCGTGTCGACCATCGTCAGCAAACTGTTCAACCTGATCCAGCCGGATCTCGCCTGCTTTGGTGAGAAAGACTTCCAGCAGCTGGCGCTGATTCGCAAAATGGTGGCCGATCTCGGCTACGACATTGAGATCGTCGGCGTGCCGATCATCCGCGCCAAAGATGGTCTGGCGCTGAGCTCACGCAACGGTTACCTGACCGCGGAGCAGCGGAAAATTGCGCCGGGTCTGTACAAGGTATTGAGCCGCGTAGCCGAGAAGCTGAAAGCCGGTGAACGTGACCAGGGCGAGATGATTGCTATCGCCGAGCAGGAGCTGAACGAAAAAGGCTTCCGCGCCGATGATATCCAGATTCGCGATGCCGACACCCTGCTCGACCTGACCGACAGCAGCAAACGCGCGGTGATCCTGATGGCCGCGTGGCTGGGCCAGGCGCGGCTTATCGATAACAAAATTGTTGAGCTAAGCTAAGCGGCCTGCACTGGCGCTGACCCGGGTTAGCGCCAGTCAATTAGCTGCTCAACCTCAACGAGCGATAACGTTGTCATCAGCGCGACGTCCTCGTGCGCCATCCCCTTTTTCAGCAAACGGCGGGCAATAATACGGCGTTCTTCTGATTAGCCTTCGCGCACGCCCTTTTGCATCCCCTGCTCTTCAAGCCATTGTGCGAGCGTCTGCATCGTTTTCTCCTTAGGCATCCTGTTCGTCAGCTCCCTGAAAAATACGGTTGGTTGATGTGTCGTACCGCTTTGCAGCATATAGTTTAGCAGCGTGACTAGCTGGCTGTCGGTAGTGTACTCCGCGCGCAAAAGCGTTACCAGCAGCTCCAGCAACCCCATTAAATCTCGCTGCCGAATGTGCTTTTGCAGCAGTTCGAGTATCGCGACCCGCCGATGTTGCAATCGTTGCAAACCTTTCTGCCAGGCATTACGCAAACTGTATGAAGAAACAACACCAGATGTGTAGACACCCAACAAAAATCGGGCAATACTGCCTGCGAAATTCCTCAAGGCAGTCGTGAACTGCTTTGTTTCCGCTAAGAATTAAAGGTAGACGCTATGACTCGCACTATGCTGCAGGGCAAACTCCACCGCGTGAAAGTGACGCATGCCGACCTGCACTACGAAGGCTCCTGCGCCATCGACCAGGACTTCCTTGACGCTGCCGGTATCCTGGAAAACGAAGCCATTGATATCTGGAACGTGAACAACGGTAAACGTTTTTCCACCTACGCCATTGCGGCGGAGCGCGGCTCTAAAATCATCTCTGTTAACGGCGCGGCAGCGCATAACGCCGACGTGGGCGATATTGTGATTATCGCTAGCTTTGTCACCATGTCTGACGAAGAAGCACGCACCTGGCGTCCGAACGTCGCCTACTTTGAAGGCGACAACGAAATGAAACGTACCGCCAAAGCGATTCCGGTTCAGGTTGCCTGATCCTCTCTGGCGTTCCGCGCCCGCGGAGCGCCAGCTTATCCCTGCGGCTGATTGCTGATAAGCCGCGACATCGTCTCCAGCGAATCTGTGCGCAAAATATACAGTCTTTTGAGCAGCATTGGGTTGTCACCCGGTTTCACCTTGCCTTTCACCGTCGTCACTGCCAAATGAAAACCGGCGTCGCTTGCGGCTTTCACCGCCGTGGCGTTATAGCCGCCGAACGGGTAGGAAAGATACAGTACGTGCGGATTAAACTGCGCGAGCGCCCGTCGGGAACGCTCGAAATCAAAAAGAATATTGTGATAGCTTCGGCTCAGCAGAATCGGACGTCGATAGCCATCCACGCGATGCAGGAAGTGGGTGTGTGACTGAAAATCAAAGACATCTTTAATTTCTTCCAGCTCGGACACGCTCATAAACTGCAGCGATTTCGGCGCCCACTTCTGCGGGTGACGCTTGATGCGCGACGAGATAATAAACGCCGTCGCCTTAAAGCCGTACTGCTTGAGCACCGGGTAGGCATAGCGGCTGACCGACTTCAGACCGTCATCAAAAGTAATCGCCACCGCGCGCGCCGGCAGATTAGCGCGGTTGTGGAGATAATCTTCCAGTTGATAGAGCGTCAGCGTGGTGTAGCCCATATCGCGCAGCCAGGTCATCTGGTTACTGAATGCCCGCACCGACGTGGTGGTAGAGGTATGGCGGAAGCGGGTGTTTTCTTCGTCACGCAGGATATGGTGGTAAGTGATCACCGGAATGCCGTTATCCGGCTGAGCGTCCAGCGCGCTGATGTAAGCCAACCGCCCGCCGATACGAATCTGATACCAGGTCTGATTCAGCCGGTCTTTTAGCTTGTTAAGAATCGGGTAGCGCAGGTTATCCGCCAGCGTCCCAAACGGCGCGCTGCCCGCGTCCGGCGCGTTGTACACCGGCGTATCTTTCCAGGTGATCAGATTCTGGTTGCTGAGCGGCTTATTCAGATCGCCTAAGCCATCCTCTACCCGCTGACGACCCTGCACCGGTTCAAGATGGCCTTTATCGATAAACCCCTTGCCGAAGCCAAAGCTGAAGGTGTCGTAATCTTCGACGTCGGGTTCAACGGCAATAATTTGCCCGGCGCGCAGGTTGCCAACGGTCATGGTTTTATTACCGATGCGCGCCCAAATCGCCGCATCCTCGGTGGTTTGCATATAGCGCACGGGTAATGCGGCGCTAACGCCGCCGGCGAGGAACAGCAGAACAAAAACAACAGCACGTATAGCCATGAGCAATAACCGAAGCGGGAACCGACTTCATTATTGTAACAAAAGCGACATCAATACCAATGCTTACGGCTTATACAAATCGTGGAGCAGCACAAAGGGCGGATTTTTTTGCTGCTGATGCCACAGGCTGGTGACGCCGGGCGACCCTTGGGCAACGATGCGATCGCGAAAGTCGCCGCTGCTGAGGGATTCCCGCAGGGGAATCATCGACTCAATCAATGAGTAGTGAACACCGGCAATCACCTCGCAGCCGCTGTGCTTATGGCTCATCAGCGAGGCCACGCGATAAGGCGCCGCGCCGGCGTTATCGGTCAGAAAAATGACGCCGTCGCCGGAGTCGGTTTGATGCAGCGCATTGCACATCATGCGGCTTAGCATATTGGCGCTGAGCCCACGCCAGTAGTTTACCGCCCGGCACTGCGGCAGCGGCCCGAATTTTTTTTCCAGACGATCCAGCAGTTCCTGTGCGCGATCGTCGTGGCAGGATATCACCCAACCTAACATAGCTTGCCTCCTTAGCAGGCAAGTAGTTTAGCGGAGTGATAGATAAAGGGGGGTGATGACTGTCAAAGAACGCGTCCCGGCAGGTATCACCTGCCGGGAAATCAAACAAATCAGCTGCGCAGACCGCGCCCGCGCTGGATGAGATACCAGCACAGCAGGTAGAAGGCGAGGATAAACACCACCAGCACGCCGAAGGTAGTGACCAGCGGCACATCGTTAATGCCGAGGAAACCGTAGCGGAACCCGCTGATCATATAGACGATGGGGTTCAGGTGCGACAGCCCCTGCCAGAACGGCGGCAGCAGCGTCAGCGAATAGAACACCCCACCGAGGTAGGTCAGCGGCGTCAGCACAAAGGTCGGGATCAGGCTGATGTCATCGAAGGTTTTCGCAAACACGGCGTTCAGCAGGCCCGCCAGCGAGAACAGAATCGCCGTCAGCACCAGCGTCAGGGCAACAAATACCCACGAATGCACCTGGAACGGGACGAAGAACAGCGACACGGCGGTGACCAGAATCCCCACGCACAGACCGCGCGCTACGCCGCCGCCGACAAAGCCCGCGATAATCACGTGCGTTGGCACCGGCGCAACCAGCAGCTCTTCAATGTTACGCTGAAACTTGGCGCTGAAGAATGACGAGGCCACATTGGCATAGGCGTTGGTGATGACCGCCATCATGATCAGCCCCGGCACGATAAACTGCATATAGCTAAAGCCGTGCATCTCGCCAATACGTGAACCAATCAGATTACCAAAGATAATAAAGTACAGCGTCATGGTGATGACCGGCGGCACCAGCGTCTGTACCCAGATACGCATAAAGCGATGGATCTCTTTCGCCCAGATGCTTTTCAGCGCGATCCAGTAAAGCTGCATCATGCGCGATCTCCTTGTTTTTCATGAACCAGCGAAACAAACAGCTCTTCCAGACGGTTCGCTTTGTTACGCATACTCAGCACCTGGATGCCCTGGGCACTCAGTTGGCTGAAGACGCTGTTAATCCCCTGCTCGCGCAGCACTTCCACTTCCAGCGTTGAGGTATCGACCAGGTTATACCGGTAGCCCTCAAGCTGCGGCAGCGGGCTTTTCGGCGCCAGGTCAAGAATAAAGGTTTCCGATTTCAGCTTAGACAGCAACGCCTTCATCGAGGTGTTCTCCACCAGCTCACCGCGCTGGATGATGCCGATATTACGGCACAGCATTTCTGCCTCTTCCAGATAGTGGGTGGTGAGGATAATGGTGGTGCCTTTGTCGTTAAGATCTTTCAGGAAGCCCCACATCGAACGACGCAGTTCGATATCCACACCAGCGGTCGGCTCATCGAGAATCAGCAGCTTGGGCTCATGCATCAGCGCGCGGGCAATCATCAGGCGGCGCTTCATACCGCCGGAGAGCATCCGCGCACGTTCGTTGCGTTTTTCCCACAAATCGAGCTGCTTGAGGTATTTTTCGCTGCGGATCACCGCTTCTTTGTGTTCAACGCCGTAGTAACCCGCCTGGTTCACCACAATTTGCTGCACGGTTTCAAACGGGTTGAAGTTGAACTCCTGCGGCACCAGCCCGAGCTGGCGCTTAGCGTTAACCACGTCCTTTTGCAGGTCGTAGCCAAATACGCTCACCCGCCCGGAGGTTTTATTCACCAACGAGCTGATGATGCCGATGGTGGTGGATTTACCCGCGCCGTTCGGCCCCAGAAGCGCGTAAAAATCGCCGGCTTCAACTTTCAGATCGATCCCACGCAGCGCCTGAACGCCGCCCGGATAGGTCTTTGTCAGTTGCTCTAATTCCAGTGCAATGGTCATAGATTGTCGCTTACCTTACATTCTGATACTTGATATTTACTCTAAGTCATTCGAGTTACAGCAAGGCGGCGACGCAGCGAATCCTCAGGAACGTACACCAGTACGTGACTGGGGTGAGCGAGGAAAGCCAACGCCGCTGTAAATCGAAGTACGACGAGTATTTAGTTTTAATAAATCAGGAGTTGCCCTATATTAGCCCAACGCACTTCAATTGGTTACAAGCCTCCATGAAAGACATAGATACACTCATCAGCAACAACGCACTATGGTCAAAAATGCTGAGAGAAGAGGATCCCGGATTTTTTGCGACGCTATCGCAAGCGCAAAAACCCCGCTTTTTATGGATAGGGTGTTCCGACAGCCGCGTCCCTGCTGAACGTTTAACCGGGCTTGAGCCTGGCGAATTGTTTGTTCACCGTAACGTAGCCAACCTTGTTATTCACACCGACCTTAACTGCCTTTCCGTGGTGCAGTATGCCGTTGATGTGCTGGAAGTTGAACACATTATTATCTGCGGCCACTATGGCTGCGGCGGCGTACAGGCGGCGGTTGAAAACCCGGAGCTGGGCTTAATCGATAACTGGCTGCTGCACATTCGCGATATCTGGTTCAAACATAGCTCATTGCTTGGCGAGATGCCGCCGGAGCGTCGCATGGACACATTATGTGAGCTAAATGTGATGGAGCAGGTGTACAACCTGGGCCATTCGACAATTATGCAATCGGCGTGGAAACGCGGCCAGAAGGTGATGATTCACGGCTGGGCCTATGGTATTCATGACGGCCTGCTGCGCGATCTCGACGTTACGGCAGTCAGCCGTGAAACCCTGGAGCAGCGTTACCGCCACGGGATTTCCAACCTCAAGTTAAAGCACATCAATCATAAGTAGTGCAGGGATGGGCGGGTGACGGCAGTGCCTTACCCGGCCTACCGACCTGCGCCGTTGGTATTGCCGGGTGGCGGCTGCGCCTTACCCGGCCTACGTCGCAGGTTGTAGGCCTGATAAGCGAAGCGCCATCAGGCGCTCCCGCAGATTACTCGTCTAACATCACCACTTTGCCAACATACGGCAGATGACGATAGCGCTGGGCGTAGTCGATACCGTAGCCCACCACGAATTCGTCAGGAATGGCGAAGCCCACAAACTCAACCGGCACGTCCACTTCACGGCGGGACGGTTTGTCCAGCAGCGTGCAGATAGCCAGCGACTTCGGCTCACGCAGGCTCAGAATCTCGCGCACTTTCGACAGCGTATTACCTGAGTCGATAATGTCTTCGACGATCAGCACGTCTTTCCCACGGATGTCTTCATCCAGGTCTTTGAGGATCTTCACGTCGCGGGTGGTAGACATACCGCTGCCATAGCTGGATGCCGTCATGAAATCGACTTCGTGCGGTACCTGCACTTCACGGCAGAGATCGGCCATGAACATGAATGAACCGCGCAGCAAACCCACCAGTACCATTTCGCTGCCGCTATCTTTATAGCGTTCGTTAATCTGACGACCCAGTTCGGCGATACGCGCTTTGATCTCCGCTTCCGGGATCATCACTTCAACAGTATGTTTCATTTAACTAACCACATGATTTTAAATGTAAATCACTCAACCTGTTAACCAGAGCCGCGAGGTTGATCAGCAAGCGGGAAAGTATACCAGCAAAACGATTCAGGCGGTTAATTGGATAATAAAGCTCATTTTGTGATTTCGATCACACTTGTTAAATCCTATAATCAAATGAAAGCAATAATTAACAAACAAACGGACACCTTTCTATGGCTGAAACAAACTATCAACAACCCCGGCTGCTCGCGAGGCTCACCGCCCTCTTCGCGGCATTTTGTAGCCTGTATCTTCTGATAGGCGGCGTCTGGCTGGTCGCGATTGGCGGCTCCTGGTACTACCCCATCGCTGGGCTGGTCATGCTGGCCGTCACCGTATTGCTGTGGCGCGGCAAACGCTCAGCGCTATGGCTGTACGCCGCGCTGCTGCTGGCAACGCTGATCTGGGGCGTATGGGAAGTCGGCTTCGACTTCTGGGCGCTCACGCCGCGCAGCGACGTGCTGGTGATCTTCGGCGTATGGCTGATTCTACCATTCGTCTGGCGTCGCCTGCCCGTGCCGTCCAGCGGCGCGGTGGGCGCGCTGGTGGTGGCGCTGCTGATCAGCGCCGGTATTCTGACCTGGGCCGGGTTTAACGATCCGCAGGAAGTGAACGGCACCCTGAACGCCGACGCCACGCCTGCTGAACCGATCTCTCAGGTCGCCGACCAGGACTGGCCAGCCT from Klebsiella sp. WP3-W18-ESBL-02 includes the following:
- a CDS encoding PTS sugar transporter subunit IIA, producing MLGWVISCHDDRAQELLDRLEKKFGPLPQCRAVNYWRGLSANMLSRMMCNALHQTDSGDGVIFLTDNAGAAPYRVASLMSHKHSGCEVIAGVHYSLIESMIPLRESLSSGDFRDRIVAQGSPGVTSLWHQQQKNPPFVLLHDLYKP
- the hpt gene encoding hypoxanthine phosphoribosyltransferase, with product MKHTVEVMIPEAEIKARIAELGRQINERYKDSGSEMVLVGLLRGSFMFMADLCREVQVPHEVDFMTASSYGSGMSTTRDVKILKDLDEDIRGKDVLIVEDIIDSGNTLSKVREILSLREPKSLAICTLLDKPSRREVDVPVEFVGFAIPDEFVVGYGIDYAQRYRHLPYVGKVVMLDE
- the can gene encoding carbonate dehydratase; the protein is MKDIDTLISNNALWSKMLREEDPGFFATLSQAQKPRFLWIGCSDSRVPAERLTGLEPGELFVHRNVANLVIHTDLNCLSVVQYAVDVLEVEHIIICGHYGCGGVQAAVENPELGLIDNWLLHIRDIWFKHSSLLGEMPPERRMDTLCELNVMEQVYNLGHSTIMQSAWKRGQKVMIHGWAYGIHDGLLRDLDVTAVSRETLEQRYRHGISNLKLKHINHK
- a CDS encoding ABC transporter ATP-binding protein, with translation MTIALELEQLTKTYPGGVQALRGIDLKVEAGDFYALLGPNGAGKSTTIGIISSLVNKTSGRVSVFGYDLQKDVVNAKRQLGLVPQEFNFNPFETVQQIVVNQAGYYGVEHKEAVIRSEKYLKQLDLWEKRNERARMLSGGMKRRLMIARALMHEPKLLILDEPTAGVDIELRRSMWGFLKDLNDKGTTIILTTHYLEEAEMLCRNIGIIQRGELVENTSMKALLSKLKSETFILDLAPKSPLPQLEGYRYNLVDTSTLEVEVLREQGINSVFSQLSAQGIQVLSMRNKANRLEELFVSLVHEKQGDRA
- a CDS encoding polysaccharide deacetylase family protein; amino-acid sequence: MAIRAVVFVLLFLAGGVSAALPVRYMQTTEDAAIWARIGNKTMTVGNLRAGQIIAVEPDVEDYDTFSFGFGKGFIDKGHLEPVQGRQRVEDGLGDLNKPLSNQNLITWKDTPVYNAPDAGSAPFGTLADNLRYPILNKLKDRLNQTWYQIRIGGRLAYISALDAQPDNGIPVITYHHILRDEENTRFRHTSTTTSVRAFSNQMTWLRDMGYTTLTLYQLEDYLHNRANLPARAVAITFDDGLKSVSRYAYPVLKQYGFKATAFIISSRIKRHPQKWAPKSLQFMSVSELEEIKDVFDFQSHTHFLHRVDGYRRPILLSRSYHNILFDFERSRRALAQFNPHVLYLSYPFGGYNATAVKAASDAGFHLAVTTVKGKVKPGDNPMLLKRLYILRTDSLETMSRLISNQPQG
- a CDS encoding ABC transporter permease encodes the protein MMQLYWIALKSIWAKEIHRFMRIWVQTLVPPVITMTLYFIIFGNLIGSRIGEMHGFSYMQFIVPGLIMMAVITNAYANVASSFFSAKFQRNIEELLVAPVPTHVIIAGFVGGGVARGLCVGILVTAVSLFFVPFQVHSWVFVALTLVLTAILFSLAGLLNAVFAKTFDDISLIPTFVLTPLTYLGGVFYSLTLLPPFWQGLSHLNPIVYMISGFRYGFLGINDVPLVTTFGVLVVFILAFYLLCWYLIQRGRGLRS